ttatatttcgacGAGTCATACCATTAGCACATATTAATAAATACGATTATTAAATTGATGGACTAGTTGATGATTGATTTTAGATTATCCCTTGGCCAAAACACGCATACCGTGAGGTAACGTAAAATTGCGAGGAAAGGTAATAAAACATGCCCTTGCTGTGagtgaaaagaaattattttattgcatCGAGCTACttaaacaattttaatttcttaaaataaatttgaatctcCTCTTTTGGATACGGCTTAACAACTAGACAAGTAGGGATGTTTTCCGGCTGTTCTATCCAAAGCTTGTGCTTGATGTCGTTTTCGTccaaagattttttcaaatccgtTAAACTGGACTCGTCTGGAGCCTGAAACAGAAACATGCTTGCAACAATTGATCAACCGTTATCGTCGTAAAATTGTTAAGGAAGTAGTACGAGTACACAATTAATCGAGTAAACGTgtacattattattgttgttgttgttgttattattgaatCTAGCCACATGccgaaagtggaaaaaaatcatcgtgACTCTGCGGCATTTCATTAAACGAAACGTTCGGGTCGACACTTTGTGTCTACGGTTAGAGACAAAATGAGAGAGAACTGCTCTGTCATCGTTCAGTGATGTCAACATTTATACGAACATCTTACTATCTCAGGAAACATTTGAATATAATCGTTTTCCCAGTATGCAACTTCGTGATATGATACACGCAATTATATTCCCGTCATGAGAAATTTCAGATGCCCACCGCAAATACTTTGCggtattaaattaaatttaatcaaattaaCTTCCCACGATACCCGGCATGCACTCGCTAAGTATGGGAAAATACAAATTGCAATCCAGGCACTGAAGGCCGTGTGACACGGTAATTCgtttcgatttgaaattaaacagACAAGATACGAGATAAGTCATAGtttctttttgaaattattccgcCTGATcgatttgaattgaaattttcgaactttCAACGAGACATTCTTTTAAAAAGTTCCAATTTTGACCACTGAGCAGCGGTAAATGCAGTTAAGGATGTCACAACGTGGAGCAAAGGAAACTTTCGTAAATTTAAAATCTTGCAACTGTTTAGTACCGAAGTGAAATGAATATTAACATATAACTACATAAGAGATGCGGGAGGAGTTTATTTGGCGgttatttcaatttacctGTAAAACGACCTTGTGCATGTTGTCTAAATCGGCGAGGTAAGCTCGCGTATGAATATCATCGTGAAACAAATGCGTAACGGCCGAACACGCGTGACAAGCTTGCGCAATCACAGCACCGACCGACCAACTCATGGTTTTTATCAAATCCTGACGAACCACGACATACTGTATAAGTTGAGACATTATTATCTGTAAATGAGAGATCATCTAATTCCATGGATAGCGACAGCCAAACATCCGATACGCAAGCAACGAAATATACACGAAGTTGaaaacataaatatttttacgctGCTTATGATAATTCTTTAATCCAAGTCGATAAGTACGAGTTTTCACTTCTCATTGCCGCATCTAATAATCAATATTACCATTGCTTCGAAACTACCCATGATCCCTCGGAATTTTCGCGCTGAGAACTATCTTTTTATCTCCTAAAAGATAATGACAATCCCTTCATAAATGATTCTACACGTCACGTTCAGGGATATGAAACAACGATATAAGCGAGTTGGCAATTTCGAATACAAGCCACTCCTGCAAAACAGTTCAAAACTGTCAAACTATGCTAAGGTAAAAAAGCGGCCAGTATCGTAAACCGATACGGAATATATTTCACCAatcatgtatacatacgatTACATGAAGTgaataaaacttgaaaattattactgaCATTTAGGTTATGTTAGGAATCGAAGGCATGCGAGACAAACGAGCCTGCAACTCTCAACAACACAGCCGAAAAACTAGTCAAACGTTTTCTCGATCGGACTACAGATGGAGATCAGGAAGCAATTCGGAAGCTGTTGGTTGAACGTAGCCGGAAGTCGCATCGCGCACACTCGTCGCCGCT
Above is a genomic segment from Neodiprion pinetum isolate iyNeoPine1 chromosome 1, iyNeoPine1.2, whole genome shotgun sequence containing:
- the LOC124224683 gene encoding putative peptidyl-tRNA hydrolase PTRHD1 isoform X2, yielding MSQLIQYVVVRQDLIKTMSWSVGAVIAQACHACSAVTHLFHDDIHTRAYLADLDNMHKVVLQAPDESSLTDLKKSLDENDIKHKLWIEQPENIPTCLVVKPYPKEEIQIYFKKLKLFK
- the LOC124224683 gene encoding putative peptidyl-tRNA hydrolase PTRHD1 isoform X1, whose product is MGSFEAMIIMSQLIQYVVVRQDLIKTMSWSVGAVIAQACHACSAVTHLFHDDIHTRAYLADLDNMHKVVLQAPDESSLTDLKKSLDENDIKHKLWIEQPENIPTCLVVKPYPKEEIQIYFKKLKLFK